In Caballeronia sp. TF1N1, the DNA window AAGCGCGAACGCGTGTGCCGGGGCGCCTCGGGCAGCCATCGGTGCCGATTGCGCTGCGAGCGGACGGCGCGTTTTCCATCGGCGTGAAAGTGGGGCGACGCAGCCTCGACGTGCTGTCGATGGACTTCACCGGCGCCATTCGCACGCGCGACACGCTCGACTATCCCTATCCCGATCCCGCCACGCTTTTCACGGAACTTGCCGCACGGCTCACGCGCGCCATCGACGCGCTCGGCGACGACGCGCGCAAGATCGCGGGCATCGGCGTGGCGGCGCCGTTGTGGCTCGGCGGCTGGCGCGATTTCTTCGATACGCCGCCCGACGTGCTCGCCGCATGGAACGAGATCGATATCCGCGGGCGCATTCAGGCGCTCACGGCCTTGCCCGTCGAGTTTGCAAAGGACACCACGGCCGCCTGCGCCGCCGAACTCGTGATGGGGCAGGGGCGCGGGTTGCGCAACTTCCTGTACGTGTTCATCGGGACGTTCATCGGCGGCGGGTTGGTCATCGACGGCCGCTTGCACGCGGGGCCGGGCGGCAACGCGGGCGCAATCGGCTCGCTGCCGCTGCAAAAGCGCGACGGTGCGGCGCAGTTGCTCAACACCGCGTCGGTCTATGTGCTCGAAAAGGCGTTCGCGGCGGCCGGCGCGCCCGCCGCCGCCGCTCACGACGAACGCGCATGGTCGGCTTCGCTGCGGCCGCTGTCCGAGGCGTGGCTCGACGACGCGTGCCCGGCGATCGCGTTGAGCGTCGCGTCGTCGGCGGCTTTGCTGGATCTCGAGGCGGTCGTGATCGACGGCGAAATCGATCGCGGCTTGTTGCGCGAGATCATCCGGCGTACGGATGAAGCGCTCGGCCATTTTGACTGGCAAGGCATGACGCGTCCACGTCTGGTGGAAGGACAGATCGGCGCCGATGCACGCGCGATGGGCGGCGCCATTCTGCCGCTTTACGCACACTTCGCGCCGAAGCATGAATTGTTCTTGAAGCCGCTGGAGACTTGACCCGCACGGGTTGCATTGTCTATACAACGCGCTGGCAAACACGACAAATCGGCGTCGGGAAATCCCTAATACAATGAAAGTTGTATATACAAGAACATGAACTCGAATTCGGGCCTGCGAGAAATCCGCGTCCGTTCGCTCAATCTTCCGACGCGCAGGAGCCTGCCTCGTGACCTCATCTTTCCGTTATCGCGACACTGAAATTCGCGCCCCGCGCGGCGCACGACTCAATGCCAAAAGCTGGCTGACCGAGGCACCGCTGCGCATGCTGATGAACAATCTCGACCCGGAAGTCGCCGAGAATCCGCGCGAACTGGTGGTCTATGGCGGAATTGGCCGCGCGGCGCGTGACTGGCCGAGCTTCGACAAGATCGTCGAAACGCTCAAGCGGCTCGAAGCGGATGAAACCCTGCTGATTCAATCGGGCAAACCGGTTGGCGTCTTCAAGACGCATGAGAACGCGCCGCGCGTGCTCATCGCCAATTCGAATCTCGTGCCGCACTGGGCGAACTGGGAGCATTTCAACGAACTCGACGCCAAAGGTCTCGCCATGTACGGTCAGATGACGGCGGGAAGCTGGATCTACATCGGTAGCCAGGGAATCGTGCAGGGCACGTATGAAACCTTCGTCGAAGCCGGTCGGCAGCATTACGGCGGCGATCTCAAGGGACGCTGGGTGCTGACCGCCGGACTTGGCGGCATGGGTGGCGCGCAGCCGCTCGCCGCGACGCTCGCGGGCGTGTGTTCGCTCAATATCGAATGCCAGCAGAGCCGGATCGATTTCCGTCTGAAGACACGTTATGTCGATGAACAAGCCACCGATCTCGACGATGCCCTTGCCCGCATGCAGCAATACACGTCCGAAGGACGCGCGGTGTCAGTCGCACTCTGCGGGAACGCCGCCGATGTTCTGCCCGAACTCGTGCGCCGTGGCGTGCGCCCGGACCTCGTGACCGATCAGACGAGCGCGCACGATCCGCTCAACGGCTATCTGCCGAACGGCTGGACGTGGGCGCAGTATCGCGACCGCGCGCAAAGCGATCCGCAGGGCACGGTGAAGGCGGCGAAGCAATCGATGGCCGAACA includes these proteins:
- a CDS encoding ROK family transcriptional regulator, yielding MPDRSSRQASIHSVGSNQLGMRQFNERIVLQAIRLHGALPKADIARLTRLSMQTASMIVDHLIDDGLLVKEARTRVPGRLGQPSVPIALRADGAFSIGVKVGRRSLDVLSMDFTGAIRTRDTLDYPYPDPATLFTELAARLTRAIDALGDDARKIAGIGVAAPLWLGGWRDFFDTPPDVLAAWNEIDIRGRIQALTALPVEFAKDTTAACAAELVMGQGRGLRNFLYVFIGTFIGGGLVIDGRLHAGPGGNAGAIGSLPLQKRDGAAQLLNTASVYVLEKAFAAAGAPAAAAHDERAWSASLRPLSEAWLDDACPAIALSVASSAALLDLEAVVIDGEIDRGLLREIIRRTDEALGHFDWQGMTRPRLVEGQIGADARAMGGAILPLYAHFAPKHELFLKPLET
- the hutU gene encoding urocanate hydratase; translated protein: MTSSFRYRDTEIRAPRGARLNAKSWLTEAPLRMLMNNLDPEVAENPRELVVYGGIGRAARDWPSFDKIVETLKRLEADETLLIQSGKPVGVFKTHENAPRVLIANSNLVPHWANWEHFNELDAKGLAMYGQMTAGSWIYIGSQGIVQGTYETFVEAGRQHYGGDLKGRWVLTAGLGGMGGAQPLAATLAGVCSLNIECQQSRIDFRLKTRYVDEQATDLDDALARMQQYTSEGRAVSVALCGNAADVLPELVRRGVRPDLVTDQTSAHDPLNGYLPNGWTWAQYRDRAQSDPQGTVKAAKQSMAEHVRAMLAFREQGVPVFDYGNNIRQMAKDEGVTKAFDFPGFVPAYIRPLFCRGVGPFRWAALSGDPQDIYKTDAKVKELIADDAHLHRWLDMARERISFQGLPARICWVGLGQRAKLGLAFNEMVRNGELSAPVVIGRDHLDSGSVASPNRETESMRDGSDAVSDWPLLNALLNTASGATWVSIHHGGGVGMGFSQHAGVVIVCDGSVEADARIARVLHNDPATGVMRHADAGYDIAVDCAREQGLDLPMIDGANGKR